One segment of Rhodopirellula baltica SH 1 DNA contains the following:
- a CDS encoding sugar phosphate nucleotidyltransferase — protein sequence MTTNSESSAPPTANSTANVCLVVLAAGKGTRMNSELPKVLCPVVDRPMIHFVLDAADKAGIQKKIAVVGYEADLVRKELQTRGDDSLTFAEQTEQLGTGHAVQRCRDQLAGHEGLTLVIAGDSPLIQPSSLIKLIEHFQATRPALLLGTLTKDDPTGLGRIVRNESGQFTGIVEHKDATDEQREIREVNMSTYLFNNEDLLESLSKLSNDNAQGEYYLTDCARLLHEAGRPVEALPVLQDCESLSINNPEELQVVDQTMRAMGYA from the coding sequence ATGACTACGAATTCAGAGTCCTCCGCTCCCCCGACGGCGAACTCCACCGCCAATGTATGCCTGGTCGTCCTCGCCGCCGGCAAGGGAACTCGCATGAACAGCGAACTTCCCAAGGTCCTGTGCCCTGTAGTCGATCGGCCCATGATTCACTTTGTCCTGGACGCCGCCGACAAAGCTGGCATTCAGAAAAAAATCGCGGTGGTGGGCTACGAAGCGGATCTGGTGCGAAAAGAGCTCCAAACCCGCGGCGATGATTCGCTGACCTTTGCCGAGCAAACCGAGCAGCTAGGAACGGGGCATGCCGTTCAAAGGTGTCGCGACCAGCTGGCCGGCCACGAAGGCCTCACTCTCGTCATCGCTGGTGACTCCCCGCTGATTCAACCATCCAGCCTGATCAAGCTGATCGAGCATTTCCAAGCCACCCGTCCGGCGTTGCTGCTTGGTACTTTGACCAAAGACGATCCGACGGGCCTGGGCCGAATCGTGCGAAACGAAAGCGGCCAATTCACCGGCATCGTGGAACACAAAGATGCCACCGACGAACAACGCGAAATTCGCGAAGTGAACATGAGCACGTATCTGTTCAACAACGAGGACTTGCTCGAATCGCTTTCGAAACTGAGCAACGACAACGCCCAAGGCGAATACTACCTGACGGATTGTGCACGTCTGCTTCACGAAGCCGGACGCCCCGTCGAAGCCTTGCCCGTTTTGCAGGATTGCGAATCGCTTTCCATCAACAACCCCGAGGAACTCCAAGTGGTCGACCAAACAATGCGAGCGATGGGTTATGCGTGA
- a CDS encoding ribose-phosphate diphosphokinase: MRELKIFSGRANHDLAEKLCRHLHLKPARITLGQFPDGENYCKLDEDVRGRDVFLVQPTCPPVNDNLIELLTMIDCCKRASAERITAVIPYFGYARQDRKDEGRVPITAKLVANLITRAGADRVLTMDLHAAQIQGFFDVPVDHLYAAPVINDHFVSRRFAGDEVVVVSPDEGSIKRALGHTKRLGGNLAIVDKRRTNALEVRQNTIIGGPVEGKVALMFDDMISTAGSICGAARLVHEAGAKEIHIACTHGVLCGPAIERLREAPIDSITVTDTIPVTGEKLLPNLVQLSVAPLLAEAIKRIHHDQSISELFRER, from the coding sequence ATGCGTGAACTGAAAATCTTCAGTGGCCGAGCAAACCACGATCTCGCTGAAAAACTGTGTCGCCACCTGCACCTGAAACCCGCTCGCATCACGCTGGGCCAATTTCCGGACGGCGAAAACTACTGCAAACTGGATGAAGATGTTCGCGGTCGCGATGTTTTCCTCGTGCAGCCCACTTGTCCACCCGTCAACGACAACTTGATTGAGTTGTTGACGATGATCGATTGCTGCAAACGTGCCAGTGCCGAGCGGATCACCGCCGTGATTCCTTACTTTGGCTACGCCAGACAAGATCGCAAAGATGAAGGTCGCGTGCCGATCACTGCGAAGTTGGTTGCGAACCTCATCACACGAGCCGGTGCCGATCGCGTCCTCACAATGGATCTGCACGCCGCACAGATTCAAGGTTTCTTTGACGTTCCCGTCGATCACCTGTACGCCGCTCCGGTTATCAACGATCACTTTGTCAGTCGCCGATTCGCTGGCGATGAGGTTGTCGTTGTCAGTCCCGACGAAGGCAGTATCAAGCGAGCGCTCGGTCACACCAAACGACTCGGTGGCAATTTGGCCATCGTCGACAAACGTCGCACCAACGCCTTGGAAGTCCGCCAAAACACGATCATCGGCGGCCCTGTCGAAGGCAAAGTGGCTCTCATGTTTGACGACATGATCAGCACGGCCGGATCGATCTGCGGTGCGGCTCGTTTGGTTCACGAAGCGGGTGCGAAAGAGATTCACATCGCTTGCACCCACGGGGTTCTTTGCGGTCCAGCCATCGAAAGACTGCGTGAAGCCCCAATTGATTCGATCACCGTCACGGATACGATTCCTGTGACGGGTGAGAAATTGTTGCCAAACCTAGTCCAGCTTTCTGTGGCACCGTTGTTGGCCGAAGCCATCAAACGAATTCACCACGACCAATCCATCAGCGAACTATTTCGAGAACGCTGA